In Amaranthus tricolor cultivar Red isolate AtriRed21 chromosome 5, ASM2621246v1, whole genome shotgun sequence, a genomic segment contains:
- the LOC130813983 gene encoding uncharacterized protein LOC130813983, protein MMPFNFYFALILFLLISPSFSLSNSSSLFIPNFRSAIMPGKRNFSDFSFSESQSSIMAGNSNNKKLRRLPHIFSKVLELPLNSDADVSVQELPDCFKFIAEIEDSEIVNGGVRAHVVKYYPGITKIVIRRRENLSQPIIDELELDVWRFRLPSSARPERATAVYAHGKLVVTVPKNRWREDGRNGGDCKGGLKGDIENLVLVQ, encoded by the coding sequence ATGATGCCTTTTAATTTCTACTTTGCACTGATTCTATTCCTCCTaatttctccctctttttctcTCTCCAATTCTTCTTCCCTATTTATACCCAATTTCCGATCAGCAATCATGCCTGGAAAACGCAACTTCTCCGATTTTTCTTTCTCTGAATCTCAATCCTCGATAATGGCTGGCAATTCTAATAACAAGAAATTGCGAAGACTTCCTCATATTTTTAGCAAAGTATTGGAACTTCCTTTAAATTCAGATGCTGATGTTAGTGTCCAAGAATTGCCtgattgttttaaatttattgcgGAAATTGAGGATAGTGAAATTGTTAATGGCGGTGTTAGAGCTCATGTTGTTAAGTATTATCCTGGGATTACCAAAATTGTGATTCGGAGGAGGGAGAATCTTTCTCAGCCCATTATTGACGAGCTTGAACTTGATGTATGGCGGTTTCGGCTTCCTTCTTCTGCACGGCCAGAGCGTGCAACAGCGGTTTACGCGCATGGAAAGCTGGTTGTGACCGTGCCGAAGAATCGCTGGCGTGAGGATGGCAGAAACGGTGGTGATTGTAAGGGTGGTTTGAAGGGTGATATCGAAAATCTTGTTCTTGTACAGTAA